One Candidatus Eremiobacterota bacterium genomic window carries:
- a CDS encoding 2OG-Fe(II) oxygenase codes for MRKLFTVVSVLNSMQDELDRRGYAVLPALLDARRCAELRARFDNDAAFRSTVVMERHGYGRGMYRYFAYPLPPPVAELRERVYAQLAPVANAWAEALGAPERYPATLAEFLARCHAAGQTRPTPLMLRYRAGDHNALHQDVYGELAFPLQATVLLSEPGREFAGGEFVLVEQRPRKQSLAHVVPLGRGDAVVFPNAARPARGARGWYRTTFRHGVGEVRAGERVTLGLIFHDAR; via the coding sequence ATGCGCAAACTCTTCACTGTCGTGTCGGTCTTGAACAGCATGCAGGACGAGCTTGATCGCCGCGGCTATGCGGTGCTACCGGCGCTGCTCGACGCGCGGCGGTGCGCGGAGCTGCGCGCGCGGTTCGACAATGATGCAGCCTTTCGCAGCACCGTTGTGATGGAGCGGCACGGCTACGGGCGTGGCATGTACCGCTACTTCGCGTATCCGCTTCCGCCGCCGGTCGCGGAGCTGCGCGAGCGCGTCTACGCGCAGCTCGCGCCGGTCGCCAACGCGTGGGCCGAAGCGCTCGGCGCACCGGAGCGCTATCCCGCGACGCTGGCGGAGTTTCTCGCGCGCTGTCACGCGGCCGGGCAAACGCGGCCGACGCCGCTCATGCTGCGCTATCGCGCCGGCGACCACAACGCGCTGCACCAAGACGTCTACGGCGAACTGGCGTTCCCGCTGCAGGCGACGGTGCTGCTGAGCGAGCCGGGGCGCGAGTTCGCTGGCGGGGAGTTCGTGCTGGTCGAGCAGCGCCCGCGCAAGCAGAGCCTGGCGCACGTCGTCCCGCTCGGCCGCGGCGACGCGGTCGTCTTCCCGAACGCGGCGCGGCCGGCGCGCGGTGCGCGCGGCTGGTACCGCACGACCTTCCGGCACGGCGTCGGCGAGGTCCGCGCCGGCGAGCGGGTCACCTTGGGGCTCATTTTTCACGACGCCCGCTGA
- a CDS encoding helix-turn-helix transcriptional regulator: protein MTPSALAHAVGVTEGAIRQMESGQTKSASFLIGLKLADVLGVTPAFLATGREKISETGSPAPDPSASVLERLERLERHILQITAIERRVKALEGRRRGGTRRKAQE, encoded by the coding sequence ATGACGCCGAGCGCGCTCGCCCACGCCGTCGGCGTCACCGAGGGCGCGATCAGGCAGATGGAGTCGGGGCAGACGAAGAGCGCGAGCTTCTTGATCGGCCTGAAGCTGGCCGACGTACTCGGCGTCACGCCGGCGTTCCTCGCGACGGGCCGCGAGAAGATTTCCGAAACGGGATCACCTGCGCCTGATCCTTCGGCTTCGGTTCTCGAGCGTCTCGAGCGGCTTGAGCGTCATATTCTGCAAATAACTGCAATAGAGCGTCGCGTGAAAGCCTTGGAAGGCCGGCGGCGCGGCGGTACTCGTCGAAAAGCTCAAGAATGA
- a CDS encoding ABC transporter permease, with the protein MNVLLFASLTLRELVRRRLVAAVVLLTLVIVAFTAWGLHRLATAQVDGAPLGDAAVHTASAGIVILLAFLFSFVLALGAALVGAPAMAESVANGEILAVLARPVRRAGLVLGRCLGTVVALGLYVTATGGVELAVVRVTTGYAPPHPLTALAYLAGVAAVVTTCAVALAARLPALAAGIVAALLFGLAWIGGIVESIGIALGNRGMADAGTVIALIFPSDALWRGALYALQPAVFTAVAANASASQTVNPFTVTSPPPPALLAWACGWIIVVLVAAVALFRTRDL; encoded by the coding sequence ATGAACGTCCTGCTGTTCGCCTCGCTCACGCTGCGCGAGCTGGTGCGGCGCCGGCTGGTCGCCGCGGTGGTGCTGCTGACGCTGGTCATCGTCGCGTTCACGGCGTGGGGCTTGCACCGGCTTGCGACCGCGCAGGTCGACGGAGCACCGCTCGGCGATGCCGCGGTGCACACGGCGTCCGCCGGGATCGTCATCCTGCTGGCGTTTCTGTTCTCGTTCGTGCTGGCGCTCGGCGCGGCGCTGGTCGGCGCGCCCGCGATGGCGGAGAGCGTCGCGAACGGCGAGATCCTCGCCGTGCTGGCACGGCCGGTGCGGCGCGCCGGGCTCGTGCTCGGCCGCTGCCTCGGCACGGTCGTCGCGCTCGGGCTGTACGTCACCGCGACGGGCGGGGTCGAGCTGGCCGTCGTGCGCGTGACCACCGGCTACGCGCCGCCGCACCCGCTGACCGCGCTCGCCTATCTGGCGGGCGTGGCCGCGGTCGTCACGACCTGCGCGGTCGCGCTCGCCGCGCGGCTCCCGGCGCTCGCCGCCGGGATCGTGGCGGCGCTGCTGTTCGGCTTGGCATGGATCGGGGGCATCGTCGAGTCGATCGGGATCGCGCTCGGCAACCGCGGGATGGCCGATGCCGGGACGGTCATCGCGCTGATCTTCCCTTCCGACGCGCTGTGGCGCGGCGCGCTCTACGCGCTGCAGCCCGCCGTCTTCACCGCCGTCGCGGCGAACGCGAGCGCCAGCCAGACGGTGAACCCGTTCACCGTGACCTCGCCGCCGCCGCCCGCGCTGCTCGCTTGGGCGTGCGGATGGATCATTGTGGTGCTGGTCGCCGCGGTCGCGCTGTTCCGCACGCGCGACCTGTAG
- a CDS encoding ABC transporter ATP-binding protein: MSSSKGGGDAIVARGLAKRYGRVDALHDLTLRVARGECLGFLGPNGAGKSTAVKMLVGLVRPTAGEAEILGRPLGDLRVRARIGYLPELFRYPDWLAAREVLAFHARLLRLEHAQPAIDAALEEVGLRERARDRVGTYSKGMQQRLGLAVALLGAPEIVFFDEPTSALDPVGRSDVRALIERLRARGTTVFLNSHLLGEVERVCDRVCIVDRGRVVAEGAVGALTGEARGARVRLDDGWHEYDVAADEIPELVARLVREGARVHAVEPKQTTLEERFIALVRHE; encoded by the coding sequence CTGAGCTCGTCGAAGGGCGGCGGCGACGCGATCGTCGCGCGCGGGCTCGCCAAGCGCTACGGCCGCGTCGACGCGCTGCACGATCTGACGCTGCGGGTCGCTCGCGGCGAGTGCTTGGGCTTTCTCGGTCCGAACGGCGCGGGCAAGTCCACCGCGGTGAAGATGCTGGTCGGGCTGGTGCGTCCGACCGCCGGCGAGGCCGAGATCCTCGGGCGCCCGCTCGGCGATCTGCGCGTGCGCGCGCGGATCGGCTATCTGCCGGAGCTGTTCCGCTACCCCGACTGGCTCGCCGCGCGCGAGGTGCTCGCGTTCCACGCGCGCCTCCTGCGCTTGGAACACGCGCAGCCCGCGATCGACGCGGCGCTCGAGGAAGTCGGCTTGCGCGAGCGCGCGCGCGACCGCGTCGGAACGTACTCGAAGGGAATGCAGCAGCGGCTCGGGCTTGCCGTCGCGCTGCTCGGTGCGCCCGAGATCGTCTTCTTCGACGAGCCGACCTCGGCGCTCGATCCGGTCGGGCGCAGCGACGTGCGCGCGCTGATCGAGCGCCTGCGCGCGCGCGGCACGACGGTGTTCTTGAACTCGCATCTGCTCGGCGAGGTCGAGCGCGTCTGCGATCGCGTCTGCATCGTCGACCGCGGGCGTGTCGTCGCGGAGGGCGCGGTCGGCGCACTGACCGGCGAAGCGCGCGGCGCGCGCGTGCGGCTCGACGACGGCTGGCACGAGTACGACGTCGCGGCGGACGAGATTCCCGAGCTGGTCGCGCGGCTCGTGCGCGAGGGCGCGCGCGTCCACGCCGTCGAGCCGAAACAGACGACGCTCGAGGAGCGCTTCATCGCGCTGGTGCGGCACGAATGA